In Drosophila subpulchrella strain 33 F10 #4 breed RU33 chromosome 3R, RU_Dsub_v1.1 Primary Assembly, whole genome shotgun sequence, the following are encoded in one genomic region:
- the LOC119548599 gene encoding uncharacterized protein LOC119548599 isoform X2 → MRLDGALEPRPRQGAAIFKGREPCETQQQQPADEDDEATDAECLTTNHSISSNNCQVNLVLKPERTTSTTPKPTSTPRKTTGGRGKGNTTNTAAVKARTILMAPNVGHQRKSLGLRLPMKQGRRMIGSGWEGLNGLVLCLISVIALLPPLTLGDDGDNFFAVNAFSAGPETTTPEFDYASRGQKKFGDKCDNTLECGFPGSICDPKKKSCQCTEDLPVTNHIDKCGKEAAVNESCFFNEQCEMRYFQTECRDGRCICRFEMSPFWDKDGSVECKGRQDKRGPETYIDPAMIGVLVGMALMFVIICVVLRLFSQARWRENRTIFNTPNPRLMNVSLLRDSKLLHGQERRGSRMSVRAPSRQPSMASLRPHSPNPSLGSHSESHGSNASAASVRSQRSNSVAPQGKVAHHERHGSAHRQHHPHGHQPKEQPQSPQDQSLITNITTNPVAESVTVEIIEPGQK, encoded by the exons ATGAGATTAGATGGGGCTCTAGAGCCCCGGCCCCGTCAAGGAGCTGCCATCTTCAAGGGCCGCGAACCATGTGAGacacagcaacagcagccagCTGATGAAGACGACGAGGCCACAGACGCTGAGTGTTTGACCACCAACCacagcatcagcagcaacaattGCCAAGTCAACTTGGTCCTCAAACCAGAGAGAACAACATCAACAACGCCCAAGCCCACGTCCACGCCCAGAAAAACAACTGGAGGCAGAGGTAAAGGCAACACCACCAACACCGCTGCCGTGAAAGCGCGTACCATTTtaatggcgcccaacgtggggcatCAGCGGAAGAGCCTTGGCCTTCGACTTCCGATGAAGCAGGGCCGCAGGATGATAGGATCTGGCTGGGAAGGCCTTAACGGCCTGGTCCTGTGCCTGATTTCCGTTATTGCCCTGCTGCCGCCGCTGACGCTCGGCGATGACGGTGACAATTTCTTTGCCGTGAATGCCTTTAGCGCGGGTCCGGAGACGACAACGCCAGAGTTTG ATTATGCCAGCCGCGGGCAAAAGAAGTTCGGCGACAAGTGCGATAATACTTTGGAGTGCGGCTTCCCCGGCTCCATTTGCGATCCCAAGAAGAAGTCCTGCCAGTGCACCGAGGATCTGCCCGTCACCAATCACATTGACAAATGTGGCAAAG AGGCCGCCGTGAACGAGTCCTGCTTCTTCAACGAGCAGTGCGAGATGCGATACTTCCAGACGGAGTGCCGGGATGGGCGCTGCATCTGCCGGTTCGAGATGTCGCCCTTTTGGGACAAGGACGGGTCCGTGGAGTGCAAAG GGCGCCAGGACAAGAGGGGACCCGAGACCTACATCGATCCGGCCATGATTGGCGTGCTGGTAGGAATGGCATTGATGTTTGTTATTATTTGTGTCGTCCTGCGATTGTTTAGCCA AGCTCGCTGGCGTGAGAACCGGACCATCTTCAATACGCCCAATCCTCGCCTGATGAACGTCTCCCTGCTGCGGGATAGCAAACTGCTCCATGGCCAAGAGCGCCGAGGATCCAGGATGTCGGTGCGGGCCCCATCCCGGCAGCCCAGCATGGCCTCCCTGAGACCCCACTCCCCCAATCCGTCGCTAG GATCCCATTCGGAGTCGCATGGCAGCAATGCATCGGCCGCCTCGGTTCGCTCCCAACGCAGCAACTCGGTGGCTCCCCAAGGCAAGGTGGCCCACCATGAGCGCCACGGATCCGCCCATCGCCAGCACCACCCACATGGACACCAGCCGAAGGAGCAGCCCCAGTCGCCGCAGGACCAGTCGCTGATCACCAACATCACCACAAATCCGGTGGCCGAGAGCGTGACCGTGGAGATCATCGAGCCGGGACAGAAATAA
- the LOC119548599 gene encoding uncharacterized protein LOC119548599 isoform X1, with protein sequence MRLDGALEPRPRQGAAIFKGREPCETQQQQPADEDDEATDAECLTTNHSISSNNCQVNLVLKPERTTSTTPKPTSTPRKTTGGRGKGNTTNTAAVKARTILMAPNVGHQRKSLGLRLPMKQGRRMIGSGWEGLNGLVLCLISVIALLPPLTLGDDGDNFFAVNAFSAGPETTTPEFDYASRGQKKFGDKCDNTLECGFPGSICDPKKKSCQCTEDLPVTNHIDKCGKEAAVNESCFFNEQCEMRYFQTECRDGRCICRFEMSPFWDKDGSVECKGRQDKRGPETYIDPAMIGVLVGMALMFVIICVVLRLFSQARWRENRTIFNTPNPRLMNVSLLRDSKLLHGQERRGSRMSVRAPSRQPSMASLRPHSPNPSLGKTGSHSESHGSNASAASVRSQRSNSVAPQGKVAHHERHGSAHRQHHPHGHQPKEQPQSPQDQSLITNITTNPVAESVTVEIIEPGQK encoded by the exons ATGAGATTAGATGGGGCTCTAGAGCCCCGGCCCCGTCAAGGAGCTGCCATCTTCAAGGGCCGCGAACCATGTGAGacacagcaacagcagccagCTGATGAAGACGACGAGGCCACAGACGCTGAGTGTTTGACCACCAACCacagcatcagcagcaacaattGCCAAGTCAACTTGGTCCTCAAACCAGAGAGAACAACATCAACAACGCCCAAGCCCACGTCCACGCCCAGAAAAACAACTGGAGGCAGAGGTAAAGGCAACACCACCAACACCGCTGCCGTGAAAGCGCGTACCATTTtaatggcgcccaacgtggggcatCAGCGGAAGAGCCTTGGCCTTCGACTTCCGATGAAGCAGGGCCGCAGGATGATAGGATCTGGCTGGGAAGGCCTTAACGGCCTGGTCCTGTGCCTGATTTCCGTTATTGCCCTGCTGCCGCCGCTGACGCTCGGCGATGACGGTGACAATTTCTTTGCCGTGAATGCCTTTAGCGCGGGTCCGGAGACGACAACGCCAGAGTTTG ATTATGCCAGCCGCGGGCAAAAGAAGTTCGGCGACAAGTGCGATAATACTTTGGAGTGCGGCTTCCCCGGCTCCATTTGCGATCCCAAGAAGAAGTCCTGCCAGTGCACCGAGGATCTGCCCGTCACCAATCACATTGACAAATGTGGCAAAG AGGCCGCCGTGAACGAGTCCTGCTTCTTCAACGAGCAGTGCGAGATGCGATACTTCCAGACGGAGTGCCGGGATGGGCGCTGCATCTGCCGGTTCGAGATGTCGCCCTTTTGGGACAAGGACGGGTCCGTGGAGTGCAAAG GGCGCCAGGACAAGAGGGGACCCGAGACCTACATCGATCCGGCCATGATTGGCGTGCTGGTAGGAATGGCATTGATGTTTGTTATTATTTGTGTCGTCCTGCGATTGTTTAGCCA AGCTCGCTGGCGTGAGAACCGGACCATCTTCAATACGCCCAATCCTCGCCTGATGAACGTCTCCCTGCTGCGGGATAGCAAACTGCTCCATGGCCAAGAGCGCCGAGGATCCAGGATGTCGGTGCGGGCCCCATCCCGGCAGCCCAGCATGGCCTCCCTGAGACCCCACTCCCCCAATCCGTCGCTAGGTAAGACAG GATCCCATTCGGAGTCGCATGGCAGCAATGCATCGGCCGCCTCGGTTCGCTCCCAACGCAGCAACTCGGTGGCTCCCCAAGGCAAGGTGGCCCACCATGAGCGCCACGGATCCGCCCATCGCCAGCACCACCCACATGGACACCAGCCGAAGGAGCAGCCCCAGTCGCCGCAGGACCAGTCGCTGATCACCAACATCACCACAAATCCGGTGGCCGAGAGCGTGACCGTGGAGATCATCGAGCCGGGACAGAAATAA